From Aedes albopictus strain Foshan chromosome 1, AalbF5, whole genome shotgun sequence, one genomic window encodes:
- the LOC109427457 gene encoding uncharacterized protein LOC109427457, protein MSDPLVEKATQIVLAMASALLLHDSETVRELYDGINQSLRGQPISDSAMDRMEQSGVIHMHDHSSARHGDSSSDDFQDSGTVYTSSSSSRPSQPRSYSASTPMIDRSSQRKPPIIPFDIYVDPDSEDFSENHAGSPMVDRTSQRKPPNQVPFNIYVDSEPDLASSPMVARTSQRQPSKQAPFEIYVDSDPEESYRSFQAPLAPVRLADLKVPPPETPSFKTLPYVSPGRQYLTVPEPHHMRNPNLSGGQSPRSPRRRTEPPADNLDESINTLVQRIHRQAEVMLARERSISSGGRGSNTPRRG, encoded by the exons ATGAGTGATCCCTTGGTTGAAAAGGCTACGCAAATTGTGCTGGCAATGGCTTCCGCACTGTTACTGCACGATTCCGAAACCGTTCGGGAGCTTTACGATGGAATCAATCAATCACTGCGCG GTCAACCAATTTCGGACTCTGCCATGGATCGGATGGAGCAGTCCGGAGTAATCCATATGCATGACCACAGTTCTGCTCGGCATGGCGACTCCTCATCCGATGACTTCCAAGATAGTGGAACCGTATACACGTCGAGTAGTTCCAGCAGACCTTCTCAACCGCGATCCTATAGTGCCAGTACCCCAATGATCGACCGATCCAGTCAGCGGAAACCACCCATAATACCTTTTGACATATACGTCGATCCCGATTCCGAAGATTTCAGTGAAAACCATGCCGGTTCTCCGATGGTCGATCGTACCAGTCAACGGAAACCACCCAACCAAGTCCCGTTCAACATATACGTCGATTCCGAGCCCGACCTTGCCAGTTCCCCGATGGTCGCTAGGACCAGTCAGCGCCAACCATCTAAACAGGCCCCGTTCGAAATATACGTCGACTCCGATCCGGAAGAATCGTACCGTTCGTTCCAAGCCCCACTGGCCCCAGTCCGACTGGCCGACCTGAAAGTTCCCCCTCCGGAAACACCCAGTTTCAAAACACTGCCGTATGTGTCCCCGGGTCGGCAATATCTCACCGTTCCTGAGCCGCATCACATGCGAAATCCCAACCTTAGTGGTGGTCAATCACCGCGAAGCCCCCGAAGACGTACCGAACCACCAGCGGATAACCTCGATGAGTCGATCAACACACTGGTGCAGAGAATCCATCGACAGGCGGAAGTCATGCTGGCAAGGGAAAGGTCTATCAGTAGTGGTGGGCGAGGTAGTAACACTCCTCGAAGAGGTTAA